From a single Lolium rigidum isolate FL_2022 chromosome 7, APGP_CSIRO_Lrig_0.1, whole genome shotgun sequence genomic region:
- the LOC124673182 gene encoding glutamate receptor 2.9-like yields MARQHNLMMHVPSSSFVSFIHLLLAALVATAQNAPSQVRVGVILDLKSPVGHRRRTGIQMAVEDYYAAHPASATKVVLHFRDSEGDVLRAASAAVDLIKNAQVQAIIGPPTSAEAEFVSHIGDRAHVPVLSYSATSPELSAAQTPFFVRTTANDSFQTAPVAAVLRAFNWRAAAVLYEDSPYGMGILPALADALQGVSAKIMDRASVPSDADDARIDAVLYHLMAMPTRVFVVHMLYPLAARLFRRAKKAGMMSEEYVWVATDGVGGFIDMLSPEDIDAMQGVVSLQPYVELTDDVKNISARLRERSRLENPSDADVVDLTLMRLWSYDTAWAIASAVEAAGVPSPAFQTPQQGTALTDLDRLGVSATGATLLKAVLTTTFDGIAGKFKLVDGQLQLQAYEVMNIIGKGARTVGFWTPEFGITKDLSPDSAKVLKQILWPGEPRSTPKGWTVSPNGRMLLVAVPVKNGFKQFVDITVNSTTGETKITGYCIDVFDEVMKSLPYPVSYRYVPNNDSFESYNNFVNLVRDQEVDMIVGDVTITASRMAEVDFTMPFTESGWSMVVTVQKDTSSTMWIFVQPLSTSLWLASLAFFIFTGFVVWMIEHRINPEFRGTPWQQFGLIFYFAFSTLVFSHKEKLESNLSRLVVIIWVFVVLILTSSYTASLTSMLTVQKLQPTVTNVRELQRRGHYIGYQEGSFIKSSLTKMGFEESKMRMYSSEDEYADALSRGSANGGVAAVFDEIPYLKLFLSQYCDGYMMVGPIYKTDGLAFVFPRDSPMTGDVSRGILTLAESEKMTKIEKAWFGEPGACRGPGSAAIGSSSNLSFQSFAGLFIITGVASSLMLLVYLATFAYRERDELRGAEPTAGSGSVSLRKLRAWMQHYDRKDLRSPTFKTWNDESLRNGNESGNRAPSPRWMGEGSQRNGATSPFSVSVRSEMNVASSVEETPASDALDNSSEQEEEGATINSLEITQSPSFVQSSR; encoded by the exons ATGGCGAGGCAGCACAACCTGATGATGCACGTTCCCTCTTCTTCCTTTGTCTCCTTCATCCACCTCCTTTTGGCTGCCCTGGTGGCCACCGCGCAGAACGCGCCGTCGCAGGTTCGCGTCGGCGTCATCCTGGACCTGAAGTCGCCGGTCGGGCACCGGCGGCGGACCGGCATTCAGATGGCGGTGGAGGACTACTACGCCGCGCACCCCGCTTCAGCTACCAAGGTGGTGCTCCATTTCAGGGACTCCGAGGGGGACGTCCTCCGCGCCGCTTCTGCTG CGGTGGATTTGATCAAGAACGCGCAGGTCCAGGCCATCATCGGTCCTCCCACCTCGGCCGAGGCCGAATTCGTTTCCCACATCGGCGACCGCGCGCACGTTccagtcctctcctactccgccaCCTCCCCGGAGCTGTCTGCCGCGCAGACGCCTTTCTTCGTGCGCACCACTGCCAACGACTCCTTCCAGACGgcgcccgtcgccgccgtccTCCGCGCCTTCAACTGGCGCGCCGCGGCCGTCCTGTACGAGGACTCGCCCTATGGGATGGGCATTCTTCCGGCGCTCGCCGACGCGCTCCAGGGCGTCAGCGCCAAGATCATGGACCGGGCGTCCGTGCCGAGCGACGCGGACGACGCCCGCATCGACGCGGTGCTCTACCACCTGATGGCGATGCCCACCCGCGTGTTCGTGGTGCACATGCTGTATCCTCTCGCCGCGCGGCTCTTCCGCCGGGCGAAGAAGGCCGGCATGATGTCCGAGGAGTACGTCTGGGTCGCCACGGACGGCGTCGGCGGTTTCATCGACATGCTCAGCCCCGAGGACATCGACGCTATGCAAGGCGTCGTCAGCCTTCAGCCTTACGTGGAACTGACGGACGACGTCAAGAACATCTCGGCACGGCTAAGGGAGAGGTCACGTCTGGAGAACCCGAGTGACGCGGACGTCGTAGACTTAACCTTGATGAGGCTCTGGTCGTACGACACGGCATGGGCAATCGCCTCGGCTGTGGAGGCGGCCGGTGTCCCCAGCCCGGCGTTCCAGACACCTCAGCAGGGCACGGCGCTGACAGACTTGGACCGGCTCGGGGTGTCAGCCACCGGAGCAACGCTCCTCAAGGCCGTGCTCACCACGACGTTCGACGGGATAGCCGGCAAGTTCAAGCTGGTAGACGGGCAGCTGCAGCTCCAGGCGTACGAGGTGATGAACATCATCGGCAAAGGAGCCAGGACGGTCGGGTTCTGGACGCCAGAGTTTGGCATCACGAAAGATCTGAGCCCTGACAGCGCCAAGGTGCTGAAGCAAATCCTCTGGCCAGGAGAACCACGGTCCACTCCCAAGGGCTGGACCGTGTCACCAAACGGGCGGATGCTCCTGGTTGCCGTCCCGGTGAAGAACGGGTTCAAGCAGTTCGTGGACATCACCGTGAACTCGACAACCGGTGAGACAAAGATCACAGGCTACTGCATCGATGTGTTCGACGAGGTCATGAAGAGTTTGCCCTATCCGGTGAGCTACCGGTATGTGCCAAACAACGATAGCTTCGAGTCCTATAACAACTTTGTGAACCTGGTGCGCGATCAGGAAGTCGACATGATCGTCGGAGACGTGACGATCACCGCCAGCAGGATGGCCGAGGTGGACTTCACCATGCCGTTCACGGAGTCGGGGTGGTCGATGGTGGTGACAGTGCAGAAGGACACGTCCTCGACCATGTGGATCTTCGTGCAACCGCTGAGCACGAGCCTCTGGCTCGCTAGCCTCGCCTTCTTCATCTTCACCGGCTTCGTCGTGTGGATGATCGAGCACCGCATCAACCCCGAGTTCCGTGGCACGCCATGGCAACAGTTCGGCCTCATCTTCTACTTTGCCTTCTCGACCCTTGTCTTCTCACACA AGGAGAAGCTGGAGAGCAACCTGTCGAGGTTGGTGGTGATCATATGGGTGTTTGTGGTCTTGATCCTGACGTCCAGCTACACGGCGAGCCTGACGTCGATGCTGACCGTCCAGAAGCTCCAGCCCACGGTGACGAATGTGAGGGAGCTCCAGCGGCGCGGACACTACATCGGGTACCAGGAGGGCAGTTTCATCAAATCATCTCTCACGAAAATGGGTTTCGAGGAGAGCAAGATGAGGATGTACAGCTCCGAGGATGAGTACGCGGACGCGTTATCCAGAGGCTCGGCCAACGGCGGGGTTGCCGCAGTGTTCGACGAGATCCCCTACCTGAAGCTCTTCTTGTCGCAGTACTGTGATGGCTACATGATGGTCGGACCAATCTACAAGACCGATGGCCTCGCATTT GTATTCCCGAGAGATTCTCCGATGACGGGGGATGTGTCGCGGGGGATACTGACGTTGGCGGAATCGGAGAAGATGACCAAGATCGAGAAGGCGTGGTTCGGCGAGCCAGGCGCCTGCCGCGGCCCAGgcagcgctgccatcggctcttcgtCCAACCTGAGCTTCCAGAGCTTCGCCGGGCTGTTCATCATAACAGGCGTGGCCTCCAGCCTGATGCTCCTTGTGTACCTCGCCACCTTCGCTTACCGCGAGCGCGACGAGCTCCGGGGAGCCGAGCCCACCGCTGGCTCCGGCAGCGTGTCGCTACGGAAGCTGCGCGCATGGATGCAGCACTACGACCGGAAGGATCTCAGGTCTCCCACCTTCAAGACGTGGAACGACGAGTCCCTACGGAATGGCAACGAGTCCGGTAACCGGGCGCCCAGTCCTAGATGGATGGGCGAGGGAAGCCAGAGGAACGGTGCGACGAGCCCGTTCAGCGTCTCTGTCAGGTCGGAGATGAACGTCGCTTCTTCAGTTGAGGAAACACCGGCGTCAGATGCGCTCGATAACTCGTCtgagcaagaggaagagggggCAACGATAAACTCTCTCGAGATTACTCAGTCTCCGTCTTTTGTGCAATCTAGCCGTTGA